A part of Halobaculum sp. MBLA0143 genomic DNA contains:
- the gfo6 gene encoding D-xylose 1-dehydrogenase Gfo6, whose product MTIDSVATLRERDWATEDPADVEPLRYAVVGLGGYARNVSLPAIERGSYAAVGAVVSGDPTKADRVTAEYDAVPLSYESYAAGEATGAYDAVYVATPNREHRPHVETAAEHGRHVLCEKPLDATVDRAAASVEACAAADVRLMTAYRMQTDPVVRGLRRLIADGAVGDPVKLFGDFTFPVLAGDRGVDQWRLDAALAGGGALYDVGVYPLNTARFLLDADPVAVTATAVGGDGEERSSATPFAEVDAHTHFHVEFPDGVVGNFSASFRGAGNATLTLVGTDGRVRVEDAFQPGHDRRVVVETGDERVEIEDVGGDETVAAFDYFAHAVRTDGAIDPDADDGLTDQRVLAAIRRAATDGERVAL is encoded by the coding sequence GTGACGATCGACAGCGTCGCGACCCTGCGGGAACGGGACTGGGCGACCGAGGACCCGGCCGACGTGGAGCCGTTGCGGTACGCCGTCGTCGGACTCGGCGGCTACGCACGGAACGTCTCGCTGCCGGCCATCGAGCGGGGCTCGTACGCGGCCGTCGGGGCCGTCGTCAGCGGCGACCCGACGAAGGCGGACCGGGTCACGGCGGAGTACGACGCCGTCCCGTTGTCGTACGAGTCGTACGCGGCCGGCGAGGCGACGGGGGCGTACGACGCCGTCTACGTCGCCACGCCCAACCGAGAGCACCGACCACACGTCGAGACGGCCGCCGAGCACGGCCGACACGTTCTGTGTGAGAAGCCGTTGGACGCGACCGTGGACCGAGCGGCCGCGAGCGTCGAGGCGTGTGCGGCGGCGGACGTCCGGCTGATGACGGCCTACCGGATGCAGACGGACCCGGTCGTCCGTGGTCTCCGGCGGCTGATCGCGGACGGAGCCGTCGGCGACCCGGTGAAGCTGTTCGGCGACTTCACGTTCCCGGTGCTGGCGGGCGACCGTGGCGTCGACCAGTGGCGGCTCGACGCGGCACTCGCCGGCGGCGGCGCGCTGTACGACGTGGGAGTGTACCCGCTCAACACCGCACGGTTCCTGTTGGACGCAGACCCCGTCGCCGTGACGGCGACCGCCGTCGGCGGCGACGGGGAGGAACGCTCGTCGGCGACGCCGTTCGCCGAGGTGGACGCACACACCCACTTCCACGTCGAGTTCCCGGACGGCGTGGTCGGCAACTTCTCCGCGAGCTTCCGTGGAGCCGGGAACGCGACGCTCACGCTCGTCGGAACGGACGGACGGGTTCGAGTGGAAGACGCCTTCCAACCGGGTCACGACCGCCGGGTCGTCGTCGAGACGGGCGACGAACGGGTCGAGATCGAGGATGTCGGCGGCGACGAGACGGTCGCGGCGTTCGACTACTTCGCACACGCAGTCCGGACCGACGGAGCGATCGACCCGGACGCTGACGACGGACTGACGGACCAACGGGTGCTCGCGGCGATCCGACGGGCGGCTACGGACGGAGAGCGCGTGGCGTTGTGA
- a CDS encoding LLM class flavin-dependent oxidoreductase, producing the protein MSDHLHLNLFTMNAAEHVSPGSWRHPGDRSHEYTDREYWTEVARTAERGGFDAVFFADVRGIYDVYGDDRETAIRKGVQTPANDPTYLLPAMAEATDRLGFAVTRSTTYQHPYELARQFSTLDHLTDGRVAFNVVTSYLESAAINLGLDERMDKETRYDRAAEFLEVCYALWEDSWDDDAVVHDRESGVYTRPEGVAQIDHEGEFFDVPGPHGCEPSPQRTPVVFQAGSSERGREFAARNAEAVFCSQPTEAGVREYVEDLRERAAAHGRDPDRLAFFPGVVPVVGETTAAAEAKYERLREGVDVEATLALLSGFLDMDLSALDPDQKIEHIETDAIQGTMNAFTQTDPDREWTVREVAEFSGLGTTSPVIVGSPTEVADELERWVRETGVDGFNVKEVVRTGGLDDFVDLVTPELRERGLLPAAGDSTTLRERLFGDGPRLPATHPGRAE; encoded by the coding sequence GTGAGCGACCACCTTCACCTCAACCTCTTCACGATGAACGCGGCCGAACACGTCTCACCGGGGTCGTGGCGACACCCGGGCGACCGGTCACACGAGTACACGGACCGGGAGTACTGGACGGAGGTGGCCCGGACGGCCGAACGAGGTGGGTTCGACGCGGTGTTCTTCGCCGACGTGCGGGGGATCTACGACGTGTACGGCGACGACCGAGAGACGGCCATCCGGAAGGGGGTCCAGACGCCGGCGAACGACCCGACGTACCTCCTGCCGGCGATGGCGGAGGCGACCGACCGACTCGGCTTCGCCGTCACTCGGTCGACCACCTACCAACACCCGTACGAACTCGCCCGGCAGTTCTCCACGCTGGACCACCTCACGGACGGTCGGGTCGCGTTCAACGTCGTCACCTCGTATCTGGAGTCGGCGGCGATCAACCTCGGACTGGACGAACGGATGGACAAGGAGACCCGGTACGACCGCGCAGCGGAGTTTCTGGAGGTGTGTTACGCGCTGTGGGAGGACTCCTGGGACGACGACGCGGTCGTCCACGACCGGGAGTCGGGGGTGTACACCCGACCGGAGGGGGTCGCCCAGATCGACCACGAGGGGGAGTTCTTCGACGTGCCCGGGCCACACGGCTGTGAGCCGTCGCCACAGCGGACGCCAGTCGTGTTCCAGGCCGGTTCCTCCGAGCGCGGCCGGGAGTTCGCGGCCCGCAACGCGGAGGCGGTGTTCTGTTCGCAGCCGACGGAGGCGGGCGTCCGGGAGTACGTCGAGGACCTGCGGGAGCGAGCGGCCGCACACGGCCGCGATCCGGACAGGCTCGCCTTCTTCCCCGGGGTCGTCCCGGTGGTCGGCGAGACGACGGCGGCGGCGGAGGCGAAGTACGAGCGGCTGCGCGAGGGAGTAGACGTGGAGGCGACGCTGGCACTGTTGTCGGGGTTCCTCGACATGGACCTGTCGGCGCTGGACCCGGACCAGAAGATCGAGCACATCGAGACGGACGCGATCCAGGGGACGATGAACGCCTTCACGCAGACGGACCCCGACCGGGAGTGGACCGTCCGGGAGGTGGCGGAGTTCTCGGGGCTCGGCACCACCTCGCCGGTGATCGTCGGGTCGCCGACGGAGGTCGCCGACGAACTGGAACGCTGGGTCCGGGAGACGGGCGTCGACGGGTTCAACGTCAAGGAGGTGGTCCGCACCGGCGGCCTCGACGACTTCGTCGACCTCGTGACGCCGGAGCTGCGTGAGCGTGGACTCCTCCCGGCGGCCGGCGACTCGACGACGCTACGCGAACGGCTGTTCGGCGACGGCCCGCGACTCCCGGCGACCCACCCCGGACGAGCGGAGTGA
- a CDS encoding class I SAM-dependent methyltransferase: MGYHTFDVGRADALEDDDRFRFCSAEELRSALALTGTETVADLGSGTGFYTDTVADRVDHCYAVDVQSAMHDHYREKGLPETVEPVTAEVADLPFPDDTLDAAFSTMTFHEFASEAALAELARVVAPGGRVVTVDWSRHGAGEAGPPRDERFGAGEAATFQSDAGLRLRTATERDETFLTVADGGPA, translated from the coding sequence GTGGGGTACCACACTTTCGACGTGGGGCGGGCGGACGCACTGGAGGACGACGACCGATTCAGGTTCTGTTCTGCCGAGGAGCTCCGGTCGGCACTCGCGCTCACGGGGACGGAGACGGTCGCGGACCTGGGGTCGGGGACGGGCTTCTACACGGACACCGTCGCAGACCGGGTGGACCACTGCTACGCCGTGGACGTGCAGTCGGCGATGCACGACCACTACCGGGAGAAGGGGCTGCCGGAGACGGTGGAGCCGGTCACCGCAGAGGTCGCGGACCTGCCGTTCCCGGACGACACGCTGGACGCCGCGTTCTCGACGATGACGTTCCACGAGTTCGCCTCGGAGGCGGCGCTGGCGGAGTTGGCGCGGGTCGTCGCTCCCGGCGGCCGCGTCGTCACGGTGGACTGGAGCCGTCACGGCGCCGGCGAGGCGGGCCCGCCCAGAGACGAGCGGTTCGGCGCGGGTGAGGCGGCGACGTTCCAGTCCGACGCCGGCCTCCGACTCCGGACGGCGACAGAGCGCGACGAGACGTTCTTGACGGTCGCCGACGGGGGGCCGGCGTAG